AGGCCATGCGCCTCAACCTCATCGACCTGGCCCTGGACCACCCCGCCCTGCTCAAGCGCCTGGGCTTCGACCCCGCCCTGCTCGACGCCCTGCCCCGGCTCACCCGCCCGGTCCTCGCCGACCAGCTGTCGCTGGGCTTCCGCCTGCCCGAGCCGCCCAGCGGGGCGCTGCGGTTGCGGGACGTCCGGGTGGAGGAGGACGGGATCAGGGTGCGGTTGGAAGGGGCCGGGCTGGCGGTCGGCGGGAAATAGGTCCGGAATAAATACTGTGTGAATTCCGGTTCGGTTCCCGGGTCTTCCTGAAAATCGATCTCAGTCTCAATTCATCGAGGTCTCACCGTTTTTGGCTTTTTCCGGCTCCGGCGTCCCGTAATTTTTTCCATGTCGCAAGCGAACGACACGAAAGCAAACAAAGAGAAACCATCATGAGCTTCCACAAGATCGCCCCCGTGAAGAAGAACAACTGCAAGACCGGTGCCCCGGCAGCCAAGAAGCAGAAGGTTCCGGCCGCGCCGAAGAAGCAGGCCCCGAAGCGCCGCCCGGTCGCGAACAAGGGCTGAGGTCCGCCACGAGGCGGGGCCCCGGAGCGTCCGCGCTCCGGGGCCCCGCCTCGGCCATGTCCGCAGGGACCGCACAGGGAGTGGAGCATGAGGGAAGTCCGGGAGGCCTTCCGGCGTTTCTGGCCGCTGACGCGCGGCGATCGCAAGTGGCTGGCGGTCATCGTGGCCTGCGTGGTCGTCGCCGCGCTGGCCGAGACCGCCTCGATCCTGCTGTTCGCCGAGCTCACCGACAACGCGCTCAAGGCCGGTTCGCTGTCCGCCTTCTGGGGCCCGGCGGCGGCCTGGCTGGGCGTCGCCGCGCTGGGCGCGCTCGTCGGCTACCTCGGCAACTCGCTCGCCACCTGGACCGCCGAGAGATTCGTGCTGCGGCTGCGCGCGAAGGTCTTCCGGCACGTCCAGGACCTGCCGCCGCACTTCTTCGAGAAGCACCGGCAGGGCGACCTGGTCGAGCGGCTCACCGGGGACGTCGAGGCCATCGAGCAGATGGTCGTCTCAGGCGTGGTCGGCACCGTCTCCGCCGCCTTCTCGGCGGTCTTCTACTCGGCGGCCGCCCTGTACCTGCGCTGGGACCTGGCGCTGGCCACCTTCGTCCTGGCGCCCCTTCCTGCTGGCCGCCCGCCGCTTCGCCGGCCGTATCCGCACGGCGTCCCAGGACGAGCGGGTGGCCGACGGCGCGATCACGTCGGTGGTGGAGGAGTCGCTGGGCAATGTGGTGCTGACCCAGGCCTACAACCGCAGCCGGGACGAGCAGCGGCGGCTCGACCGCGAGGCACGGGTCTGGATGAAGGCGTCCGTGCGCGGGGCGCGGCTGAGCGAGATGTACGAGCAGTTCGTCGAGGTCGTGGAGACGATCTGCGTGCTCACCGTGATCGGCCTCGGCGTCTGGGAGATCTCGGCCGGCCGTATGACACTCGGCCGGCTCCTCGCCTTCGCCGCCTTCATCGGCTACCTCTACCCGCCGATCCGCAACCTCGGCCGGCTCGGCCTCACCCTCACCGCCGCCACCGTCGGCGCCCAGCGCCTCGGCGAGATCCTGGACGCCGAGCCGGCCGTCACCGACCCCGCCGAGCCCGTCACGCCGTGGCCGGTGCGGGGCTGGGTCGGCTTCCACGGGGTGTCCTTCCGCTACCCGGGTTCCGCCAGGCGGTCGCTGACCGACCTGACCTTCACGGCCGGCCCCGGCGAGCTGGTGATCATCACGGGCCCGAGCGGCGCGGGCAAGTCCACGACGGCCAAGCTCCTCACCCGCTTCTACGACCCCGCAGCGGGCGTCATCACCCTGGACGGCGTGCCCCTGACGAACATGGGACTGGAGTTCCTGCGCGAGAACGTGGCGCTGCTGCCCCAGGAGACCCTCATCCTCAACGGCACCATCCGCGAGAACATCGAGTGCGGCCGCCCGGGCGCGAGCGACGAGGACATCGAGCGGGCGGCGCGTGCGGCGGCGGCGCACGACTTCATCGCCGCGCTCCCGGACGGATACGACACGCATGTCGCCCCCGGCACGGCGGCCCTCTCCGGCGGCCAGCTGAAGCGGATCACCATCGCCCGCGCGATGCTGCGCGCCGCACCCGTCCTGATCCTCGACGAGCCGACCGCCGGGCTGGACTCGGTGGCCGCCCGCCAGGTCGTACAGCCGCTGCGACGGCTCATGTCCGGCCGTACGACGATCATGATCACCCACGATCTGAGCCTGGCGCCGGATGCGGACCGGGTGCTCGTCGTGGACGGCGGCCGACTGGTCGAGGCGGGCACGCACGGGGAGTTGGTGGCGCGGGGAGGCGTCTACGCGCGGCTGGCGGGGCCGATGCCGGCGGTGTCGGCGGAGGAGACGCTGGTCCTCAGGCGGTGAATGCGAGGGCGTCGACCTCGGCTCCCCACCCCCCGGCATGCTCGGCTTCCACTGACGCCGGGCATGCCGGGTACCGCCGCTCGAGGGTGTCAGACGACCCGGTGGACGCCCTGCGTGTCCAGGTCGTAGCGGGCGCCGACGATGGCCAGTTCGCCGGTGCTGATCCGCGCGGCGAAGTCCGGCTCGGCGGCCAGACGTGCGCGGACGGCCCGTACGTTCGCGTTGATGGTCGCGTCGATGCGAGCGGTGCCCTCCTTCGTGTGGTCGATGCTGGGGGCTATCTGCTCGGCCAGGTACTGGATGTGGGCAGGCAGCCGCTCACCGGACTCGTCCGCCTCGACGGCGGCCTTCACGGCACCGCACGACTGGTGCCCGAGCACCACGATCAGCGGCGTCCCCAGTTCGAGCGGCCCGTAGGCGAGGCTGCCGAGGACCGCCTCGTCCAGGACCTCGCCGGCGGAACGCACGACGAACAGGTCACCGAGACCCTGGTCGAAGACCAGCTCCGGCGGCACCCGGGAGTCGATGCAGCCGAGGATGACGGCGAACGGGTGCTGAGCCGACGTCAGGGCCTGCCGTACGGTGGGCGACTCGTCGGGGTGCCGCTCCCGGAAGCTGCGCCAGCGCTGGTTGCCCGCGGCGAGTTCACGCAGGGCTTCCGCGGGAGTGCTGGGGCGGCGAGCGGAGCCGCCGGCGGTGGGGGCCGTCGGGGTGGCGGGGGCGGAGGTCGTACCGAGGGCGGCGGTGGCCCCCAGTGCCGCGGCCCCGGTCAGCCCGGCCCGCAGGAGTGTGCGGCGGGCGAGCGAGGGAAATGCGAACCGCTTGTGGGCGGAGGAGGTCGGCCCGGAGCCGACGGATCTGTCAGAGTTCACGGACTGGAACGTACGCCCGAAACTCGAACCAAATATTCACCTTGCTGAATCATGGCCGAGCGCGGGTGAAGTCATGATCGATCATTGGTCGGCTCTTGACGTTCCCTCGCGCAGGCCTTGACGTTAAGCGGTTTCCACAGGGTTCAGGACGCCGTCGGCGTCCAGTCACCCAGCCAGTCCGCGATCTCCTGCCCGGTCGCCTGGGCGTCGGTCAGCTGTGGGCGGTCGCTGCTCGCGCTGCCCGCCCCGGCGCCGGTGTTCTTGTACTCGGCGAAGCGGTCGTCCTTCCAGGAGAAGCCGCTCATGTCGGTCCAGGGCGTGGTGCGGATCGCCGCGCTGAGGGTGGTGTTGCGCACCGTCGTCTGCGGATCGAGGGACGCGTCGCCGCCCGCGTGCCAGGGGCGGCCGAGGTAGAAGCTCCGGTCGGACACGTCGCCGTTGACGGTGGAGTTGGCGATGAGGATGCCCTTGCGGTTCGCGGCGGTCGACGGAGCGGTGACGTAACCTGCCGACGTGCCGTCCCAGCGCTTCTTCAGCGTGATGACGGACCTGTCGATCACCGCGGTCGCGCGGCCGAAGATGAAGTCCACGTTGCCGACGACGTAGGAGTTCCGCATGTAGACGCGGCCCAGCTTGTCCTTGGCCGCGGTGTCCACGAGCAGGGTGTCCTGGTCGCCGCCGACGATGACGCCGTCGAGGAACACCTTGTCGGCGGCGGTGCGCAGGGCGACGGCCTGGTGGCCGCTCAGGTTCTGGTTCGCCTTCTCGTCGAAGTCGTTGTTGATCGTCAGGTTGCGGGCCTGGAAGTCGTCTGCCTCGACGGCGACGGTGGCACTGCCGCCCGTGCCGTAGGTGCCGCCGCCCGGCTTGGGCGTGCCGGCCGCGTTGTTGTAGACGATCACCGTGTCCTTACGGCTGCTGCCCGTGCCCTGGATGGTGACGTGCGGCTTGTTCGCCGGGACCTTGACCAGCTCGCGGTACGTACCCGGCTTGACCGCGATCACGACCCTGGAGGCGTTGTTCGCGGGCACGGCGTTCACGGCCGCCTGCACGGTCGTGTACTGACCGCTGCCGTCCTTGGCGACGGTGAGAGTTGTCGCGGCCTTGGTGCTCGCCGCCGCAGTCGTCGTACCGATGGAACTGCGCGGCCCCGCACCCGACTTGAGGAGTGACGGCACGTTCGCCGCCGCGTCGAGCGTGTACGCGTAGTACGTCTTCGGGTCGAACGCCGTACCGCCGCTCTCATTGCGGCCACTCGTCCCCGAGAAGACGTTGCCGCGCTGGACGACGGTCGCGGTGCCGTCCTTGGTGACGGGGTTGTTCATGCCCTGGAAGTAGGAGTTCTCCAGGATCATCTTCGTCTTGCCGCGCGAGTAGTTGCCGTACGACGACTTGATGCCGGTGCCCGCCGCGTCCTCCAGGAAGTTGTTGTAGAGGTGCGCGTGGGCGGCGTTGTCGGTGGACGGGTTGCGCTGCTCGGTCTCGCGGAACCAGTTGTGGTGGACCGTGATGTCCGTCTTGACGTTCTCGGTCCAGCCGATGCCGAAGGTCTTGTTGTTCTGGCTCAGCTTGTTCCAGGACACGGTCACGTTCGTGCTGTCCTTGCGCACGTCGATGAGCCCGTCGGCCATGTGCCGCAGATCGTTGTGGTCGATCCACACATGGTGGGCGCCGTCCATCTGGATGGCGTCGAAGTCGTGGTCCTTGTCGTTCCAGACGCCCTGGTACGAGTCCCGGATGGTCAGGTTCCGGATGATCACGTTGTGCACGCCGGACCCGAGGAAGAAGCCACCGCCGACGATGTGCCCGGAGGTGCCGGACCCGACGATGGTCTTGTCCGACTGGACCTTGATCTCCTTGCCCACCGGGTTCATGTTGATGGTCCCGGCGACGACGATGACGTACGGCTCGGCGGCCGTCGCGTACTTCTCCAGGTCGGCCTGCGTCCTGACGGTGACGATCTGCCCGTCCCGCCCGCCATAAGTGCCGTTCTGCCCAAGTGAGTTGACGGACGCGAAGCCGTCGGCGGTGGCGGTGGCCCAGGCGGGGGCGGCGGCGGTCGCGGCGGACGCCTGCTGCTGGGCACCGGAGCCGAGGAGACCGAAGTCCGTGCCGTAGGCGAGGACACCGGAGGCGGTCAGGGCCAAAGGCACCCCGACCGCCAGGGCCGTCCTGCTTCTGCGGTGACGGGCCTTGCTGTGCTGCTCACTCATACGGCGATCCGTTCCGTGCGGGGGATGGTCCAAGGATCGGTTGCCGCTACGGGCGAAAGGGTTGCCGGGGAACGGGGCTTTTTCGGCTGAGGGGGCGTCGGGTACGGAACTGCGGTGATGTACACGGAAGTCGACGCGGGCCGGGCGTAGGACCTCGGCCCACGGCACGGTGTGGCCCGCCGGGCCGCGGGAGCCGGCGCGAGCGCCCGGCCGGATTGGGGGGAGTGTCGGTCCGGGCGCCGCACCTCTACTGTCGCGCCTCGTACGTCTCCCGCACCTCAGCCGAATGGCCAGGCTCGGCTTGCTTCTCACCTCGGCCCTCGGCCGAACGGCCGACCTTCGCCGAGTGGTTGGGGGAGAGACGGCCGTCCGGGGGCACCTTGGACTGATCAGATGGCGACCAGGTCGACGACGTTGATCACGACGTGGCGGTTGGACACGACGTAGGTGATGAAGCCACCCGTGAAGGCGGCCGACCAGCTGTTGTCACGGTTGCTGATCGCGGGTGGGCCGAACGGGTTGAGGCTGAGCCGCTTCTCGAGATCTTCCAGCGACGCGTGCTGTGGCGCGCTCAGTGCGGCCTTCCGCTGGGCCGCGCGGTCGGCGTATCTGATCGCATAGGCGCTCACCCACACCTGCCCGCGTCAATGGGCCGGTTGTCGGCGCCGTAGGCGTTCCCGTCCTCGTCACGGAAAACCATGCCCTCGGTGTCGCCCTCGGCCACCCGCTTCACCGTCTGCTCCACTTCGTCCAGATAGCCCGGCGTGGCGCAGGCGCAGGCGAAGGGGAACCACTTCTCGGTCACGGCGTCGAGCGCCGCCTGATCGAAGTCGGCCGCCGCGCTGAGCCAGTCCTGCTCGAAGGCCTGGAGCCAGTCGGGGCGCCGCTGCAGGGCCGCGCGGAGGGCCTCGGGGGTTCTCTCGCAGGAGTTCGGATCCACCTCGTGGGCCATGATCGGTTCCTCTTCTCCGGCTGGGGTGAGACGTGAGGGCCGGAGGTCCACGGTAGAACGCCAGAGGTGTCTGGCGGCGGTGGACGGGCGTGTCACCTGTCACCTGCTTTGGTGCGTTCACCGCGGCTGACCGCGATGCGGAGTACGTCCTCCAGGGACTCCGTGGCGCGGGTGAGCGCGAAGCGTACGGCGCGTTCACCGGCCTTGGCGTCTGCGAGGACGGCCCTGGCTCCGACGAGTACCTGCTCGCCCGAGTCCATCTGGGCCGTTTCCACGTCGTCGGCGAGCAGAGAGAGCCTGCTGTGGTCGGTGTCGGTGCTGAGGTAGCAGGGTTTGCCGTCGGGGGTGGTCCAGGGGAGGAGGCGGAGCTCTTCGGGGGCGCTCATGCGGAGACCTCCTGTCCGTCCCTGCGGCGCAGTTCGGCGTCGATGCCGTAGGTGGCGATCCAGCGGGCGCGGCGGCGTTGCAGGATGCGTTCGCGCTCGCAGCGGCATGCCTGGACGGGATAGCGGGGAGGGGTGGCCAACTGCTGTGTGATGACCGGCGGTTGGGGCGGGGGAGCGGCTCGGTGTCGTCCTCGGCTGGGCAGTAGTACCCGTACGAGTGCGATCAGTAGCGATTTCATGAGTCCGGCGGTACGTTCGCGCATGTCGGCGCTCCTGTTAAGCGTCGGCCACGCCCCCGGGCCGAGCTGCATCGGTCGCGGGGGTTTTGGCATGGCAGGGGTCTGACGAGCGGTGATTACCGTTCGTGTCTCGATCGTCACAGGTGCGGCGTACGCTGCGGAAGAGGTTTGGTGTTGTCTGGCGCGCCAGGCAACGGGGAGGGGTGACGTGGCAGAAAAGGTTGACGCCGAGCCGGTTTCCGGGCGGGCGGTGCTGGGGCAGACGCTGAAGGTCCTGCGAGAGAAGGCCGGGAAGTCTCTGGGGCAGCTGGCCGACGAATCCGGCTACGAGAAGAGCTATCTGAGCCGGTTGGAGTCCGGGGAGCGGCTGTCCAAGGTGGCGGTCATGGTGGACCTGGACGGGTATTACGGCACTGGTGACCTGCTGGTCGGCCTGTGGAAGATGGCGCGGATCGACGCCTTCAAGGACAAGTACAAGGAGTACATGCGGTTGGAAGCGACAGCCCGGGTCATGCGTGTATACACGCCGAACGTGCCTGGGCTCTTGCAGACCGAGGACTTCGCCCGGGAGGTGTTGTCTGAGCCCCAGACAACACCCAAGGATGCCGAGGCGGTCGAGGAGCAGGTGGCCGCGCGCCTGGGACGGCAGCTTCTGCTACGCAGGAACCCGGCGCCCCACGTCCGTTTCATCATTGACGAGTTCGCGTTCCGTCGTCCCTCAGCGAGTGCGAAGACCTGGGAAGACCAGTTGCTGCACTTCGAGGCCGTTTCGCAGTGGCCCAACGTCGTCGTCCAGGTGCTGACGTTCTCGGCCGGGGTTCATCACCTCATGGGAAGGGGATCGCTGACCCTGCTGTGGCAGAGGGACGGAAGTGCCGTCGCCTACACGGAAGGTGACAGCAGCGGTCTGCTGATGGACGATCCAGATGACTTCCTGCGGCACCGTTTGTCCTACGATCGGCTCCGGGATCTGGCGCTGTCCCCGTCGGACTCGCTGACGTTCATCCGGGACGTACTGGAGGAGCACAGATCATGAAGCACACCCCCGACTTCAGCACCGCCGCCTGGCGCAAGTCGAGCTACAGCGACGGGGGAGCCAACAACTGCGTCGAGGTCGCCGACGGCTACCCCGACATAGTCCCGGTCCGGGACAGCAAGGCCCCGGGCGGCGGCGTCCTTGTTTTCGGCGCGTCGTCCTGGTCCGCGTTCGTGTATGGAGTGAAGGGCCCCGCGTGACTCCCGACCTCAGCACCGCCGTGTGGAGCAAGTCGTCCTACAGCGACGGGGGAGCGTCGAACTGCGTCGAGGTCGCCGACGGCCACCCCGCCGTCGTCCCCGTCCGCGACAGCAAGAACCCGGACGGTCAGGTACTCGTCTTCGGCACGACCCCCTGGGCGTCCTTCCTCGCCGGCCTCAAGAACTAGGCGCCGGAGTCGCGTCGTCGTCCGTCGCCGCGACGGCGCTGCGGTTCTGTCGGCTCAGGTGGACGGCGTGAAGCAGGGTGCCGACCGCTGCGGCGCCGCTCAGCAGGGAGCCGAAGGCCGTGATCAGCGAGCCGGGGCCGTCGCCACCAGCGCTCGGGGGCACCGCGACGACGGTCTGGGTCACGACGGTCACCGGGGTCGGGAGCTCGGTCGGCTCACCCGGCTCGGTCGGGTCTACGGTCGGTGAGATGGTCCCGCCGCCGCTCGGCTTCGG
Above is a window of Streptomyces sp. DT2A-34 DNA encoding:
- a CDS encoding carbonic anhydrase gives rise to the protein MNSDRSVGSGPTSSAHKRFAFPSLARRTLLRAGLTGAAALGATAALGTTSAPATPTAPTAGGSARRPSTPAEALRELAAGNQRWRSFRERHPDESPTVRQALTSAQHPFAVILGCIDSRVPPELVFDQGLGDLFVVRSAGEVLDEAVLGSLAYGPLELGTPLIVVLGHQSCGAVKAAVEADESGERLPAHIQYLAEQIAPSIDHTKEGTARIDATINANVRAVRARLAAEPDFAARISTGELAIVGARYDLDTQGVHRVV
- a CDS encoding pectinesterase family protein, which encodes MSEQHSKARHRRSRTALAVGVPLALTASGVLAYGTDFGLLGSGAQQQASAATAAAPAWATATADGFASVNSLGQNGTYGGRDGQIVTVRTQADLEKYATAAEPYVIVVAGTINMNPVGKEIKVQSDKTIVGSGTSGHIVGGGFFLGSGVHNVIIRNLTIRDSYQGVWNDKDHDFDAIQMDGAHHVWIDHNDLRHMADGLIDVRKDSTNVTVSWNKLSQNNKTFGIGWTENVKTDITVHHNWFRETEQRNPSTDNAAHAHLYNNFLEDAAGTGIKSSYGNYSRGKTKMILENSYFQGMNNPVTKDGTATVVQRGNVFSGTSGRNESGGTAFDPKTYYAYTLDAAANVPSLLKSGAGPRSSIGTTTAAASTKAATTLTVAKDGSGQYTTVQAAVNAVPANNASRVVIAVKPGTYRELVKVPANKPHVTIQGTGSSRKDTVIVYNNAAGTPKPGGGTYGTGGSATVAVEADDFQARNLTINNDFDEKANQNLSGHQAVALRTAADKVFLDGVIVGGDQDTLLVDTAAKDKLGRVYMRNSYVVGNVDFIFGRATAVIDRSVITLKKRWDGTSAGYVTAPSTAANRKGILIANSTVNGDVSDRSFYLGRPWHAGGDASLDPQTTVRNTTLSAAIRTTPWTDMSGFSWKDDRFAEYKNTGAGAGSASSDRPQLTDAQATGQEIADWLGDWTPTAS
- a CDS encoding DUF6247 family protein gives rise to the protein MAHEVDPNSCERTPEALRAALQRRPDWLQAFEQDWLSAAADFDQAALDAVTEKWFPFACACATPGYLDEVEQTVKRVAEGDTEGMVFRDEDGNAYGADNRPIDAGRCG
- a CDS encoding helix-turn-helix transcriptional regulator is translated as MAEKVDAEPVSGRAVLGQTLKVLREKAGKSLGQLADESGYEKSYLSRLESGERLSKVAVMVDLDGYYGTGDLLVGLWKMARIDAFKDKYKEYMRLEATARVMRVYTPNVPGLLQTEDFAREVLSEPQTTPKDAEAVEEQVAARLGRQLLLRRNPAPHVRFIIDEFAFRRPSASAKTWEDQLLHFEAVSQWPNVVVQVLTFSAGVHHLMGRGSLTLLWQRDGSAVAYTEGDSSGLLMDDPDDFLRHRLSYDRLRDLALSPSDSLTFIRDVLEEHRS
- a CDS encoding DUF397 domain-containing protein, whose amino-acid sequence is MKHTPDFSTAAWRKSSYSDGGANNCVEVADGYPDIVPVRDSKAPGGGVLVFGASSWSAFVYGVKGPA
- a CDS encoding DUF397 domain-containing protein; amino-acid sequence: MTPDLSTAVWSKSSYSDGGASNCVEVADGHPAVVPVRDSKNPDGQVLVFGTTPWASFLAGLKN